GCACCTCGATCAGGCTCGTCAGGGGGCGAAAGCGCGGCCGGCCGCCCTCGCCCGCAGGATCAGCGGCGGCCGGCGTCCGGGACGTCGGCGGCAGCGCCAGACTGGCGCCAGCGCCCAGCAGGGCGATCCCCACCAGAGCGGCCATGAGTGACGGGCGCGACCAGGGCGCCGGCAATGCGGCCAGCACCCCCGCGAGCAGGGCACCGGCGAGGATCGCGGCGAAGGTACCGACATGAATCCAGGCATTGCCGCGACCGAGCTCATAAGACGGCAGGTGGTGCGGCAGGATGGCGAACTTGACCGCCCCAAACAGGGCCGACTGGGTGCCCGCCAGCACCAACAGCACGAACAGCGCCGCCAGGCTCTGGTACCAGATGGCCACGGCCGCCAGCGCCATCAGGATGCATTCGGCGAGCTTCAGCAAGCGCACCAGGCGCCGCTTGTCGAGGCGGTCGGCGAGCTCACCGCCCCAGGCGGAAAGCAGTAGAAAGGGCAGGATGAAGAGCCCCGCCGCCAGGTTGATGGCCAGTCCCAGATCCCAGCCGTGGCGTGGCACGGCGACGAAGGTCAGCATCAGCAGCAGGGTGTTGCGCAGGAGGTTGTCGTTGCAGGCGCCCAGCGCCTGCACCCAGAACAGGGGCGCGAAGCGACGCTGGGTCAGCAGGCCGCGATTCACATGCCGCCCGGCTGGTGCCGGAGCCCGTTGAGCAGGGTCGTGAGTAGCTGGTCGAGCAGCTCCCCGACCTCCAGCGGCTGGCCCTGCCAGTAGCCCAGGCGCTCGTTGAGGCCCAGCTGTACCAGGCCATGGACGCTGCCCCAGAGGGTGCGGGCCAGGCGGCGGGCCTCCAGATCATCGATCGCCGGCTGGAACTCCTTGAGGGTGGCCTCGACCCTCACGAACAGCGCCTCGATCATGTCGTTCTGACGCTGATCGAGCTCGCCCTCCTGAGCCAGCGGGTAATCGAACAGCAGCTGCCAGCGGTAGGGGGAGGTCTTGGCGAACTGCCAGTAGGCCTTGGCCAGGCCGGTCAGCCGCGCCTCGGGGCCACCGCTCTCGAGTCCCTCGATGGCACCGCGCAGATGGGCCAGGGTCTCGATATTGGCGTGCTGCAGGAGGTTGTTGAAGCTGCCATAGAGCTTCAGCAGGGTGCTGGGCGCACAACCGACCTCCCTCGCCAACGCGCGCAGCGACAGCGTATGGACGGGGTGCTCCTGGAGCCAGGCATCGCATGCGGCCATGACCTGAGCATGCAACGCTTCGGGCGCGTGCTGTCTGGGACGTGCCATTGCATCCTCGCAGGTACGCTGAACGGCTAGAGGGCGGAAGCGACAGAATCGCAGGTATCGAACAGCGTTTTATATCAGCATACCGCCCCCGCGCACAAACACAACTTCGTCAACGGGGCCACCGCCGGCGCTATGCAGTCCCGGGGCTCTTGGGTACCCTGACACCTCGCGCCAGTCGCCTGGCATCCATCAGCACCACCTGCTAAGACGACACGGGAGAGCCCATGGCCGGCCGCCTGCACATCGCGCCGCTTGACCTGCCCCGGCTACTGCCCGACCTCGCGATCGACGAACCGCTGCTGACCGGTGCCAACCTGGCTCCCCGCCAGGGGCTGTCGATGATCCGCCTCGATGCCGGCCGCCCGCACCTGAGCCGCGCCTTCTGGGGACTGACCCCGCCGTGGCTTAAGGTGCTCGACCACGCTCCCCACTGCGCCCGGGCGGAGAGTCTCGACGAGCGCAAGATGTTCGCCGAAGCCTTCGCCGCCCGCCGCTGCCTGATTCCGGTCAGCGGCGTCTATGTCTGGCGCACCTTGCCCCGCGGCAAGCAGCCCTACCTGGTGACCCGCGTCGATCGCGGCCCCCTGCTGCTGGCTGGCCTCTGGGCCCGCTTCCACACCACCCTGAGCGCCTTCCACGATTCCATGGCGCTGATCACCGTGGCCGCACCGCCGCTGCTGGCACCGCTCAGCGACCGCCTGCCGGCGGTGATCGAGGCCGGCCAGGCAACGGCCTGGCTCGACCCGGCGACGCCGCTCGACGAGGCTCGCGCCATGCTCAATCCGGCTCCCAGGGAACTGTTGGGCGCTTTTCCGGTATCAAGACGAGTGAATCACCCGCTGAATCAGGAATGGGCCTGTGGTCACCCGACCGGCCCCATGCTGCGCTGGCAGCCTGCACAGGAGTCATGATGACCGCCATAACCCGCCTTGCATCCCTGCGCCGCCATCGCGACCGCCTGGCCCTCGGCAGCGCCCTGCTGCTGGCCCTCATTGCCCCGACGCTGGCCAGCGCCTCGGCAACCGCCGAGGTCTCCGCCCAAGGATCCTCGCAAGCGTCGCCCGCCCTGGAGACTCAGGCCCTCAAGACCAGCCCCCATGACCGGCGCGACTACCGGCTGCTGACCCTGGACAACGGCCTGACCGTACTGCTGGTTAGCGACCACGAGGCCGACAAGGCCGCCGCCTCGATGAACATCGATGTCGGAAGTGCCAGCGACCCCGAGGACCTGGCGGGCCTTGCCCACTTCCTCGAACACATGCTGTTTCTCGGCACCGAGGCCTACCCGGCCGCCGACGCCTATCAGTCCTACATCAATCGTCACGGCGGCAGCCACAACGCCTTCACGGCAAGCCAGGACACCAACTACTTCTTCGACATCGAGCCCGAGGCCCTGCCCGGCGCCCTGGATCGGTTCAGCCAGTTCTTCATCGCGCCCCGCTTCAATGCCGACAAGCTGGAGAGCGAGCGCAACGTGGTGCATTCTGAGTATCAGGCGCGGCTGCGCGATGACGGACGCCGCGAGAATGATGCACTCGACCAGGTGCTCAACCCCGACAACCCGACCACCGGTTTCTCGGTGGGCAGCCGCGCCACCCTGACGTTGCCCGAGAACGCCAATACACCGCTGCGCGAGCGGGTCATCGATTTCTTCGAGACCCACTATGGCGCCAACGTGATGCACCTGGTCCTCGTCGCCCCCCAGCCGCTGGATGAGCTTGAGGACCTGGTGCGCGAGCGCTTTGCGGCGATTCCGGATCGCGGCCTGAGCCGCCCCGAAGTCGACGCCCCCCTGGTGCGCGCCGACAGCCTGCCGCTGTCCCTCGAGGTCGCCTCGCTGCGCGACGAGCGCCAGCTGCGTTTCTACTTCCCGGTGCACGACCCCGAGCCCTTCTACGCCACCAAGCCCGCTTCCTATATTGCCAACCTGCTCGGCCATGAGGGCGAGGGCAGTCTGCTGGCGAGGCTGCGCGAGGCCGGGCTGGCCGATGGCCTGTCGGCCGGTGTCGGCCACGGCGATGGAAAGCAGGCGCTGTTCACCGTCAGTATCAGCCTGACGCCCGAGGGCGCCCGACAGATCCCGCGGATCCAGGCGAGCCTGTTCTCGTCCATCGACCGCATCCGCCGTGAGGGGCTCGCCCCCTGGCGCTATCAGGAGCAGGCCCGCCTCGCCGAGCAGGAGTTCCGCTTCCAGCAACACGGCGCCCCGCAGCACGACGCCACCCGCCTGGCCATGAACCTGGCGCACTATCCGAGCCACGACGCCCAGTACGCACCCTACCGCATGGATGGCTTCGACGCGCCGCGCATCGAGGCCTATCTGGCGGCACTGACGCCGGATAATCTATTGCGGGTCTATCGCGCCCCCGACGTGACAGGCGAGACCACGTCTCCCTGGTTCGACGCCCCCTACCGCGTCACGCAGCCCCCCGAGTGGGCGAGCGCCTCGCCACTCGAAGACCTGGCCCTGCCCGAGCCCAACCCCTATATCGCCGAGGATCTCCACCTCGGTGAGGAAGAGGATGCCGTCCCCGGGCGCCTACTGAACACGCCCGGCGCCGAGCTCTGGCACCAGGCCCATGCCGGCTTCGACACCCCCAAGGTGGAATGGCGATTCAGCCTCCAGCACCCGGCGGCAGCGGCCAATGCCCGGGATGCCGCCTTGACCCGGCTGCTTGCCGGCTGGCTCAACGACAGCCTCAACGAGGCCCTCTACCCCGCCCGGCTGGCCGGCCACCAGTTCAACGCCTATGCCCACGCCCGCGGCATGACCCTGGCCTTCTCCGGCTGGCGCGACCGCCAGCCGCGACTGATCGAGCGGGTGCTCACCCAACTGACCGAGGGCGATATCCGCGCCGACAGCGTCGCGCGGGTCCGTCACCAGCTCGAGCGCGAATGGCGCAACGCCCCCGAGGCGGCTCTCTATCAGCAGGCCAATCGCGCGCTCGGCGAGGCGCTGCTGCGCCCTCAGTGGCCGGCGGCGACCCTGCTCGAGGCCATCGACACCCTGGACGCCGAGGCCCTGCGCGACTATCGCGAGGCCTTCCTCGGCGCGCTGCGCGTCGAGGCCCTGGCGGTGGGCGACCTGTCGGCCGACACCGCCCGCGCCACCGGCGAATCGGTCATCGCCACCCTGGCCCCGACCCTCGAGGCCACGGCGATACCCGACCTCGAGCCGCTGGACATCTCAGACGCCCTGCCCAACCTGCACCCCCACAGCACCCGCCAGGATTCGCTGGTGCTGCGCTACCTTCAGGGCCAGACCCGCACGCTGGACGAGCAGGCACGCCTGGCGGTGCTCGGCCAGCTGATCGCCACGCCCTTCTACACCCGGCTGCGCACCGAGCAGCAGCTCGGCTACATCGTCAGCGCCAGCTACATGCCGCTGCTCGAGGCGCCGGGCCTCGCCCTGCTGGTTCAGTCACCGGAGGCCGACAGTCAGGTGATCGGAAGCCGCATCTCGGCCTTCCTCGACGAGTTCGACCAGACCCTCGCCGAGCTGGACGAGGCCGCCCTGGCCCCATACCGGCAGGCCGTCCATGACCGCCTGCTGGAGCGCGACACCTCGCTTGGGCAGCTCGCCAATCGCCATTGGCAGGCCTTGGCCCGCGACGACACCGGCTTCGATCATCGCGAGCGCCTGGCCACGCGGGTCGCGACTCTCACTCCGCAGGGGCTGAAAGAGGCCTGGGGCGAGCTGCGAGAGGCGCCGACCGCCGACATCACCTTCGACCCCGGCGACAGCCCCAGCGATCTGCAGGCCCTCACCGCCGAGCTGATCCCGCTGCCCGAGGGCGACTGAGCCGCGCCTCGCGCCGCACCTCCCGACACGACGACGCCCGGCCCCTGTCTCAGGGCGCCGGGCGTCGTCGTTGTGATCCGCCGTTGTGATTCGTCGCGTAAGGGCGAGGCGTCAGGCGCCGAAGGCCTGCGCCGGCATGATCGCCTCGACGTGCATCACCAGTTCCTCCAGCACCTGGCGCTCGTGATCCTCGAGACTGACCTGGTTCAGGCGCTCGATCTCCCGGGCGAAGCCCTGCAGGGTCAGGCCGCCGAGGCTGGCATCGTTCATGCGTGACCAGCGATAGGCATCCCACTGGCCCTGCTCCTCGCCCTCGAGGGTGTCGGGGTAGCTGCGCGCCCGGAAGCGGAACAGCATCTCCTCGAGGCGCGGGTCCTGGAAGGCGAAGCTGGCGCCGACCAGGTCCCAGGGATCCGCCTCCCGCACCCGCTGCATCTGCTGGCGGTCGGCCGGCGAGAAGAAGCCGCCGGAGTAGAGCATCAGGTCCGGGTCCTGCGGACCTTCGGGGGGCGGCTCGGCGAAGACCCCCGCGGCGCTGCGCGCAGCCTCGGGGGCGGCCGAAAGCCGCTTCCAGTGCTCGCGACAGGTGGGCAGGTCGAGCCCCAGGCGCTCGACGATGGCGCCGTACTCGCCGCGACGCTCGCCGCTTATATCCTTCAGGTAACTCACCGGCATCAGTACCGGGCTCTTGTTGAGGTGGATCACCTTAAGCGGAATGCGGGTCTCGCCCTCGGCAAGCTCATCGGCGCCGACGAACACCCGAGCCCGGATCTCCTCCACCGACAGCTCGAACAGCGGCGTCGGGTCCACCGCCAGGTCATAGACGATCACCCCGTTGGGATTACTGGGATGCTCGGCCAGCGGCATCACCAGCGCGCTGCAGGCGCGGCTCGCCGGGTAGCGGCGGGAGATATGCAAGAGCGGCTTGCGCGAGGCGATATCCAGCCGCTTGGCCACCTCGCGCTTGCTGCGCAGGGCCAGCAGGTAGTCGAAGAGCCCCGAGTTACAGGACTTGAGCAGTCGCGCCAGGGCGATGGTGGCGCGCACGTCGGCCAGGGCATCGTGGGCGCCGGCATGCTCGATGCCATTGGCGGCGGTCAGGTGCTCGAGCTTGAAGCTCGGGGCACCGTCCTCGCGCCTGGGCCACTCGATGCCCTCGGGGCGCAGGGCATGGAAGGCCCGCACCACGTCGATCAGGTCCCAGCGCGAATTGCCGTTCTGCCACTCCCGGGCATAGGGATCGAGGAAGTTGCGGTAGAAGAGGTGGCGGCTGACCTCATCATCGAAGCGCAGGCTGTTGTAGCCCAGGACACAGGTGCCGGGCTCGCTCATGGCGTCGTTGATGATGCCGGCGAACTCGGCCTCGGGTACGCCCCGACGCTGCGCCTTCTGCGGCGTGATCCCGGTGATCAGGCAGGCCTGGGGATGCGGCAGGTAATCGTCGGCGGGCTTGCAGTAGACCTCGAGGGGCGCGCCGATCTCGTTGAAGTCGGCATCGGTGCGGATCGCGGCAAACTGCGAGGGCCGATCCCGGCGCGGGTCGGCCCCGAAGGTCTCGTAGTCGTGCCACAGAAAGGTCCGCGGAGCGGCGGGGGGCGGCGCCATGACAGGCTCTCCAGCAGTCCAAATAACGCCCAGCCTAGCACAGTCCCCGGAGCGGCTCAGCCGCTCCGGGGCGGGCCTTGCTCATTGCCGCCTTCATGACCGGCTCAGCTGCGCGGCAGGGTCACGTTGAGCTCGAGCACCGAACAGTCCTCGTCGCGATCGAGGCTGATGTTGATGGCATCCTGCTCGACCTTCACGTAGCGGCGAATCACCTCCAGCAGCTCGCGCTCCAGCATCGGCATGTAGTCCGGCTGGTCCCGCTGGCCACGCTGGTGGGCGACGATGATCTGCAGCCGCTCCTTGGCGACCGAGGCGGTCTTCTTGCGCTCGCCTTTCAGGAAATCCAGCAGTTTCACCGACGACCTCCCCCGAACACGCGGCTCAGCAACCCTTTCTTCTGGTACTCATGGAAACGCAGCGGCACGCTCTCGCCGAGCAGCCGCGACACGGTATCGGTGTAGGCCTGGCCGGCGTCGCTCTTCTGGTCGTGGGTGACCGGAATGCCCTGATTGGAGGCCCGCAGCACC
The genomic region above belongs to Halomonas sp. YLGW01 and contains:
- the minE gene encoding cell division topological specificity factor MinE; protein product: MKLLDFLKGERKKTASVAKERLQIIVAHQRGQRDQPDYMPMLERELLEVIRRYVKVEQDAINISLDRDEDCSVLELNVTLPRS
- a CDS encoding SOS response-associated peptidase; this encodes MAGRLHIAPLDLPRLLPDLAIDEPLLTGANLAPRQGLSMIRLDAGRPHLSRAFWGLTPPWLKVLDHAPHCARAESLDERKMFAEAFAARRCLIPVSGVYVWRTLPRGKQPYLVTRVDRGPLLLAGLWARFHTTLSAFHDSMALITVAAPPLLAPLSDRLPAVIEAGQATAWLDPATPLDEARAMLNPAPRELLGAFPVSRRVNHPLNQEWACGHPTGPMLRWQPAQES
- a CDS encoding TetR-like C-terminal domain-containing protein, which gives rise to MARPRQHAPEALHAQVMAACDAWLQEHPVHTLSLRALAREVGCAPSTLLKLYGSFNNLLQHANIETLAHLRGAIEGLESGGPEARLTGLAKAYWQFAKTSPYRWQLLFDYPLAQEGELDQRQNDMIEALFVRVEATLKEFQPAIDDLEARRLARTLWGSVHGLVQLGLNERLGYWQGQPLEVGELLDQLLTTLLNGLRHQPGGM
- the sbcB gene encoding exodeoxyribonuclease I produces the protein MAPPPAAPRTFLWHDYETFGADPRRDRPSQFAAIRTDADFNEIGAPLEVYCKPADDYLPHPQACLITGITPQKAQRRGVPEAEFAGIINDAMSEPGTCVLGYNSLRFDDEVSRHLFYRNFLDPYAREWQNGNSRWDLIDVVRAFHALRPEGIEWPRREDGAPSFKLEHLTAANGIEHAGAHDALADVRATIALARLLKSCNSGLFDYLLALRSKREVAKRLDIASRKPLLHISRRYPASRACSALVMPLAEHPSNPNGVIVYDLAVDPTPLFELSVEEIRARVFVGADELAEGETRIPLKVIHLNKSPVLMPVSYLKDISGERRGEYGAIVERLGLDLPTCREHWKRLSAAPEAARSAAGVFAEPPPEGPQDPDLMLYSGGFFSPADRQQMQRVREADPWDLVGASFAFQDPRLEEMLFRFRARSYPDTLEGEEQGQWDAYRWSRMNDASLGGLTLQGFAREIERLNQVSLEDHERQVLEELVMHVEAIMPAQAFGA
- a CDS encoding insulinase family protein, which encodes MTAITRLASLRRHRDRLALGSALLLALIAPTLASASATAEVSAQGSSQASPALETQALKTSPHDRRDYRLLTLDNGLTVLLVSDHEADKAAASMNIDVGSASDPEDLAGLAHFLEHMLFLGTEAYPAADAYQSYINRHGGSHNAFTASQDTNYFFDIEPEALPGALDRFSQFFIAPRFNADKLESERNVVHSEYQARLRDDGRRENDALDQVLNPDNPTTGFSVGSRATLTLPENANTPLRERVIDFFETHYGANVMHLVLVAPQPLDELEDLVRERFAAIPDRGLSRPEVDAPLVRADSLPLSLEVASLRDERQLRFYFPVHDPEPFYATKPASYIANLLGHEGEGSLLARLREAGLADGLSAGVGHGDGKQALFTVSISLTPEGARQIPRIQASLFSSIDRIRREGLAPWRYQEQARLAEQEFRFQQHGAPQHDATRLAMNLAHYPSHDAQYAPYRMDGFDAPRIEAYLAALTPDNLLRVYRAPDVTGETTSPWFDAPYRVTQPPEWASASPLEDLALPEPNPYIAEDLHLGEEEDAVPGRLLNTPGAELWHQAHAGFDTPKVEWRFSLQHPAAAANARDAALTRLLAGWLNDSLNEALYPARLAGHQFNAYAHARGMTLAFSGWRDRQPRLIERVLTQLTEGDIRADSVARVRHQLEREWRNAPEAALYQQANRALGEALLRPQWPAATLLEAIDTLDAEALRDYREAFLGALRVEALAVGDLSADTARATGESVIATLAPTLEATAIPDLEPLDISDALPNLHPHSTRQDSLVLRYLQGQTRTLDEQARLAVLGQLIATPFYTRLRTEQQLGYIVSASYMPLLEAPGLALLVQSPEADSQVIGSRISAFLDEFDQTLAELDEAALAPYRQAVHDRLLERDTSLGQLANRHWQALARDDTGFDHRERLATRVATLTPQGLKEAWGELREAPTADITFDPGDSPSDLQALTAELIPLPEGD